A window from Vulpes vulpes isolate BD-2025 chromosome 9, VulVul3, whole genome shotgun sequence encodes these proteins:
- the SETD5 gene encoding histone-lysine N-methyltransferase SETD5 isoform X17 produces MSRGKVIRLHRRKQDNISGGDSSATESWDEELSPSTVLYTATQHTPTSITLTVRRTKPKKRKKSPEKGRAVAKTKKIKAFREGSRKSLRMKNSPSEAQNLDENTTEGWENRIRLWTDQYEEAFTNQYSADVQNALEQHLHSSKEFVGKPAILDTINKTELACNNTVIGSQMQLQLGRVTRVQKHRKILRAARDLALDTLIIEYRGKVMLRQQFEVNGHFFKKPYPFVLFYSKFNGVEMCVDARTFGNDARFIRRSCTPNAEVRHMIADGMIHLCIYAVSAITKDAEVTIAFDYEYSNCNYKVDCACHKGNRNCPIQKRNPNAAEPPLPPPPSLPTIGAETRRRKARRKELEMEQQNEAPEEDNNQQPEQVPEKATVSSDHEEIDNPEEKEEEKEEVTDDQENPAHSRRTREDRKVEAIMHAFENLEKRKKRRDQPLEQSSSDIEITTTTSEAPVGEEAKTEAPESEVSNPASNMAIPSTPQSVGVNTRRSSQAGDIAAEKPVPKPPPAKPSRPRPKSRISRYRTSSAQRLKRQKQAIAQQAELSQAALEEGGNNSSVTPTEAGNIDSSGENRQLMGSDPTVLSVTGSHVNRAAPKYPKTKKYLVTEWLNDKAEKQECPVECPLRITTDPTVLATTLNMLPGLIHSPLICTTPKHYIRFGSPFIPERRRRPLLPDGTFSSCKKRWIKQALEEGMTQTSSVPQETRTQHLYQSNENSNSSNICKDNADLLSPLKKWKSRYLMEQNVTKLLRPLSPVTPPPPNPGSKSPPLTTSGPSHSEEECRNGYSLMFSPITSLTTASRCNTPLQFENISSPESSPANRPESLSPELCHRKDLDLTKVGYLDSNTNSCADRPSLINSGPSDLATHPSIGPPSETGFPSRSGDGHQTLARNSDQAFRTEFNLMYAYSPLNAMPRADGLYRGSPLVGDRKPLHLDGGYCSPAEGFPSRYEHGFMKDLSRGSMSPGSERTCEGVPSAPQNPPQRKKVSLLEYRKRKQEAKENSGGGGDSAQSKSKSAGAGQGSSNSLSDTGAHGVQGSSTRTPSSPHKKFSPSHSSMSHMEAVSPSDSRGTSSHCRPQENISSRWMVPTSVERLREGGSIPKVLRSSVRVAQKGEPSPTWESNITEKDSDPTDGEGPETLSSALSKGAAVYSPSRYSYQLLQCDSPRTESQSLLQQSSSPFRGHPTQSPGYSYRTTALRPGNPPSHGSSESSLSSTSYSSPAHPVSTDSLAPFTGTPGYYSSQPHSGNSTGSSLPRRSCPSSAASPTPQGPSDSPTSDSVSQSSTGTLSSTSFPQNSRSSLPSDLRTINLPSAGQSAAYQASRVSAVSNSQHYPHRGSGGVHQYRLQPLQGSGVKTQTGLS; encoded by the exons atgagcagggggaaggtTATTAGACTTCATCGGCGGAAGCAGGACAACATATCAG GTGGGGATAGCAGTGCAACAGAAAGCTGGGATGAGGAGCTTTCTCCCTCCACTGTGTTGTACACAGCAACACAGCACACACCTACAAGCATCACCTTAACTGTTAGAAGAACCAAACCCAAGAAGCGGAAGAAGAGTCCAGAAAAGGGTCGTGCAGTAGCAAAGACGAAGAAAATCAAG GCATTTCGAGAGGGATCCCGGAAGTCCTTGCGGATGAAG AATTCTCCTTCTGAAGCACAGAATTTAGATGAGAATACAACTGAGGGATGGGAAAATCGGATAAGACTGTGGACTGATCAGTATGAAGAAGCTTTCACTAATCAGTACAGTGCAGATGTACAGAACGCCCTTGAACAACATCTACATTCTAGCAAGGAATTTGTGGGCAAACCTGCTATTTTAGACACTATTAATAAGACTGAATTGGCCTGTAATAATACAGTTATTGGTTCCCAAATGCAG CTACAGTTGGGAAGAGTCACTCGTGTTCAGAAACACCGGAAGATCCTTAGAGCTGCAAGAGACTTGGCTCTGGACACTCTTATAATAGAGTATCGAGGGAAAGTCATGTTGCGACAGCAATTTGAGGTCAATGGGCATTTCTTCAAAAA ACCATACCCCTTTGTGCTCTTCTACTCAAAATTCAATGGTGTAGAGATGTGTGTGGATGCACGTACTTTCGGTAATGATGCTCGGTTCATCAGAAGATCGTGTACGCCAAATGCAGAG GTGCGACACATGATTGCAGATGGGATGATTCACCTATGTATCTATGCAGTGTCTGCCATCACCAAGGATGCTGAGGTCACCATAGCGTTTGATTATGAGTACAGTAATTG TAATTATAAAGTGGACTGTGCATGTCACAAGGGGAACCGGAATTGCCCTATACAGAAAAGGAATCCCAATGCCGCAGAACCACCACTCCCACCTCCTCCAAGCTTACCCACCATCGGAGCAGAGACAAGACGTAGAAAAGCTCGACGGAAAGAGTTAGAGATGGAGCAGCAGAATGAGGCTCCAGAAGAGGATAACAATCAGCAACCAGAACAAGTTCCTGAGAAAGCAACTGTGTCCAGTGACCATGAG GAAATAGACAAtccagaggaaaaagaagaagagaaagaagaggttaCAGATGACCAGGAGAACCCAGCTCATAGCAGAAGG ACCCGGGAAGATAGAAAGGTTGAAGCCATCATGCATGCTTTTGAAaacttagagaaaagaaagaagcggCGGGATCAGCCATTGGAACAAAGCAGCTCTGACATAGAGATTACTACCACCACCTCAGAGGCCCCTGTGGGAGAAGAGGCAAAAACTGAAGCCCCTGAATCTGAAGTTAGCAACCCTGCTTCAAACATGGCCATCCCAAGCACTCCACAGAGTGTTGGTGTAAACACCCGGAGGTCTTCTCAAGCGGGG GATATTGCTGCAGAAAAACCAGTCCCCAAGCCACCTCCAGCGAAACCTTCTAGGCCCCGACCGAAGAGTCGAATTTCTCGGTACCGGACCAGTTCAGCCCAAAGACTAAAGCGTCAGAAGCAGGCCATTGCACAACAGGCAGAATTGTCACAAGCTGCCTtggaagagggaggaaataatAGCTCTGTAACTCCTACTGAAGCTGGAAATATAGACAGTTCAGGAGAAAACAGGCAATTAATGGGGTCTGACCCAACTGTGTTATCAGTTACTGGATCCCATGTCAACCGCGCTGCACCTAaataccccaaaaccaaaaag TATCTAGTTACAGAATGGTTGAATGACAAAGCAGAGAAGCAAGAATGCCCTGTTGAGTGCCCTTTACGTATCACCACGGACCCAACTGTACTGGCAACTACCCTGAACATGTTACCCGGTCTTATCCATTCCCCATTAATTTGCACCACCCCCAAACACTACATTCGCTTTGGCTCACCCTTTATCCCTGAGAGACGTCGAAGGCCCCTTCTGCCTGATGGCACCTTCAGCTCCTGTAAAAAG CGCTGGATAAAGCAAGCCTTGGAAGAAGGGATGACTCAAACATCATCTGTACCCCAAGAGACTAGAACTCAGCACCTATACCAAAGTAATGAGAATAGTAACTCTTCTAATATCTGCAAAGATAATGCAG ATCTATTGAGCCCATTAAAGAAATGGAAGTCTCGATATTTGATGGAGCAGAATGTCACCAAGTTACTGAGGCCTCTTTCTCCAGTCACACCACCCCCTCCCAATCCAGGCTCAAAGAGCCCCCCACTGACCACATCTGGCCCATCTCACTCAGAAGAGGAGTGTCGAAATGGATACAGCCTCATGTTCTCACCAATCACGTCTCTTACTACTGCTAGTCGCTGCAATACTCCTCTGCAGTTTGAG AACATATCCTCCCCTGAGAGTTCCCCTGCGAATAGGCCCGAGTCCCTGTCACCCGAG ctTTGTCACCGAAAAGACCTGGACTTGACAAAAGTAGGCTACCTTGACTCCAACACTAACAGCTGTGCTGACAGACCTTCCCTGATCAACTCAGGTCCTTCTGACCTGGCTACTCATCCTTCTATCGGGCCCCCCTCTGAGACTGGCTTTCCAAGCAGGAGTGGAGATGGACATCAAACCCTTGCAAGGAACTCGGACCAGGCATTTCGGACAGAGTTTAACTTAATGTACGCCTACTCCCCATTGAACGCTATGCCTCGAGCTGATGGATTATATCGAGGGTCTCCCCTAGTAGGGGATAGGAAACCTTTACATTTGGATGGGGGATATTGTTCCCCTGCAGAAGGGTTTCCCAGCAGATATGAACATGGTTTTATGAAAGACCTCTCTCGTGGATCCATGTCACCTGGCAGTGAGAGGACTTGTGAAGGAGTCCCATCTGCCCCCCAGAACCCACCACAGAGGAAAAAG GTATCCCTGCTGGAGTACCGCAAACGGAAACAAGAAGCCAAGGAGAATTCTGGTGGGGGAGGTGACTCTGCACAGAGCAAAAGCAAGTCTGCAGGAGCTGGGCAAGGCAGCAGTAACTCACTTTCTGACACTGGTGCCCATGGTGTGCAGGGATCCTCAACCCGAACCCCATCTTCCCCTCACAAAAAATTCTCCCCATCTCATTCCTCTATGTCCCATATGGAGGCGGTAAGCCCATCAGATTCCAGAGGCACTTCATCTCACTGCAGACCTCAAGAGAATATCAGCAGTAGGTG GATGGTTCCCACATCGGTGGAACGACTCCGAGAAGGAGGGAGTATTCCCAAGGTCCTCCGAAGCAGTGTGAGGGTGGCCCAAAAAGGAGAGCCTTCTCCCACTTGGGAGAGTAATATCACAGAGAAAGACTCAG ACCCTACAGATGGAGAAGGCCCAGAGACACTGAGCTCAGCACTCTCTAAAGGAGCAGCCGTTTACAGCCCTTCCAGATACAGCTACCAG CTCCTGCAGTGTGATAGTCCACGGACAGAATCACAAAGCCTCCTTCAGCAGAGTTCCTCCCCCTTTAGAGGACATCCCACCCAATCTCCAGGATACAGTTATCGAACTACTGCACTGAGACCTGGAAATCCCCCCTCTCACGGTTCTTCAGAATCCTCCCTCTCTTCTACGTCCTATTCCAGCCCCGCCCACCCTGTATCCACAGACTCGTTGGCCCCATTTACGGGGACACCAGGGTATTATAGCAGCCAGCCACATTCTGGAAACAGCACTGGCAGCAGTCTTCCAAGGAGGAGCTGCCCTTCTAGTGCTGCTAGCCCTACCCCACAGGGCCCCTCAGACTCACCGACCTCAGACTCGGTCTCCCAGTCCAGCACAGGAACTCTGAGTTCCACCTCCTTCCCTCAGAACTCTAGGTCATCATTGCCATCAGACTTACGGACTATCAATCTGCCCAGTGCTGGGCAGTCCGCTGCCTACCAGGCCTCCAGGGTATCTGCGGTTTCCAATTCACAGCACTACCCACACCGTGGGAGTGGGGGTGTGCACCAGTACCGACTCCAGCCGCTGCAAGGGTCAGGAGTCAAGACTCAGACAGGACTTTCCTAG
- the SETD5 gene encoding histone-lysine N-methyltransferase SETD5 isoform X1, producing the protein MEVLRDPIKKNSSESKPAQSGFSRGNSLLSCPESVEASPAVNEKSVYSTHNYGTTQRHGCRGLPYADHNYGAPPPPTPPASPPVQTIIPRSDLNGLPSPVEERCGDSPNSEGETVPTWCPCGLSQDGFLLNCDKCRGMSRGKVIRLHRRKQDNISGGDSSATESWDEELSPSTVLYTATQHTPTSITLTVRRTKPKKRKKSPEKGRAVAKTKKIKAFREGSRKSLRMKNSPSEAQNLDENTTEGWENRIRLWTDQYEEAFTNQYSADVQNALEQHLHSSKEFVGKPAILDTINKTELACNNTVIGSQMQLQLGRVTRVQKHRKILRAARDLALDTLIIEYRGKVMLRQQFEVNGHFFKKPYPFVLFYSKFNGVEMCVDARTFGNDARFIRRSCTPNAEVRHMIADGMIHLCIYAVSAITKDAEVTIAFDYEYSNCNYKVDCACHKGNRNCPIQKRNPNAAEPPLPPPPSLPTIGAETRRRKARRKELEMEQQNEAPEEDNNQQPEQVPEKATVSSDHEEIDNPEEKEEEKEEVTDDQENPAHSRRTREDRKVEAIMHAFENLEKRKKRRDQPLEQSSSDIEITTTTSEAPVGEEAKTEAPESEVSNPASNMAIPSTPQSVGVNTRRSSQAGDIAAEKPVPKPPPAKPSRPRPKSRISRYRTSSAQRLKRQKQAIAQQAELSQAALEEGGNNSSVTPTEAGNIDSSGENRQLMGSDPTVLSVTGSHVNRAAPKYPKTKKYLVTEWLNDKAEKQECPVECPLRITTDPTVLATTLNMLPGLIHSPLICTTPKHYIRFGSPFIPERRRRPLLPDGTFSSCKKRWIKQALEEGMTQTSSVPQETRTQHLYQSNENSNSSNICKDNADLLSPLKKWKSRYLMEQNVTKLLRPLSPVTPPPPNPGSKSPPLTTSGPSHSEEECRNGYSLMFSPITSLTTASRCNTPLQFENISSPESSPANRPESLSPELCHRKDLDLTKVGYLDSNTNSCADRPSLINSGPSDLATHPSIGPPSETGFPSRSGDGHQTLARNSDQAFRTEFNLMYAYSPLNAMPRADGLYRGSPLVGDRKPLHLDGGYCSPAEGFPSRYEHGFMKDLSRGSMSPGSERTCEGVPSAPQNPPQRKKVSLLEYRKRKQEAKENSGGGGDSAQSKSKSAGAGQGSSNSLSDTGAHGVQGSSTRTPSSPHKKFSPSHSSMSHMEAVSPSDSRGTSSHCRPQENISSRWMVPTSVERLREGGSIPKVLRSSVRVAQKGEPSPTWESNITEKDSDPTDGEGPETLSSALSKGAAVYSPSRYSYQLLQCDSPRTESQSLLQQSSSPFRGHPTQSPGYSYRTTALRPGNPPSHGSSESSLSSTSYSSPAHPVSTDSLAPFTGTPGYYSSQPHSGNSTGSSLPRRSCPSSAASPTPQGPSDSPTSDSVSQSSTGTLSSTSFPQNSRSSLPSDLRTINLPSAGQSAAYQASRVSAVSNSQHYPHRGSGGVHQYRLQPLQGSGVKTQTGLS; encoded by the exons ATGGAAGTATTAAGAGATCCAATTAAGAAGAATAGTTCTGAGTCTAAACCAGCCCAGAGTGGCTTCTCTAGGGgaaactccctgctcagctg CCCTGAATCTGTGGAGGCTAGTCCAGCAGTTAATGAGAAGAGCGTGTATTCCACTCATAATTATGGGACCACTCAGAGGCATGGGTGTCGAGGACTGCCTTATGCT gaTCATAATTACGGAGCCCCTCCTCCTCCGAcacctcctgcttctccccctgtccaGACGATCATCCCTCGTTCTGACCTGAATGGCCTGCCGTCGCCCGTAGAGGAACGCTGTGGAGACAGCCCGAACTCTGAAGGAGAGACTGTTCCTACCTGGTGTCCTTGTGGTCTTTCTCAGGATGGCTTCCTTCTCAACTGTGACAAGTGCAG gggaatgagcagggggaaggtTATTAGACTTCATCGGCGGAAGCAGGACAACATATCAG GTGGGGATAGCAGTGCAACAGAAAGCTGGGATGAGGAGCTTTCTCCCTCCACTGTGTTGTACACAGCAACACAGCACACACCTACAAGCATCACCTTAACTGTTAGAAGAACCAAACCCAAGAAGCGGAAGAAGAGTCCAGAAAAGGGTCGTGCAGTAGCAAAGACGAAGAAAATCAAG GCATTTCGAGAGGGATCCCGGAAGTCCTTGCGGATGAAG AATTCTCCTTCTGAAGCACAGAATTTAGATGAGAATACAACTGAGGGATGGGAAAATCGGATAAGACTGTGGACTGATCAGTATGAAGAAGCTTTCACTAATCAGTACAGTGCAGATGTACAGAACGCCCTTGAACAACATCTACATTCTAGCAAGGAATTTGTGGGCAAACCTGCTATTTTAGACACTATTAATAAGACTGAATTGGCCTGTAATAATACAGTTATTGGTTCCCAAATGCAG CTACAGTTGGGAAGAGTCACTCGTGTTCAGAAACACCGGAAGATCCTTAGAGCTGCAAGAGACTTGGCTCTGGACACTCTTATAATAGAGTATCGAGGGAAAGTCATGTTGCGACAGCAATTTGAGGTCAATGGGCATTTCTTCAAAAA ACCATACCCCTTTGTGCTCTTCTACTCAAAATTCAATGGTGTAGAGATGTGTGTGGATGCACGTACTTTCGGTAATGATGCTCGGTTCATCAGAAGATCGTGTACGCCAAATGCAGAG GTGCGACACATGATTGCAGATGGGATGATTCACCTATGTATCTATGCAGTGTCTGCCATCACCAAGGATGCTGAGGTCACCATAGCGTTTGATTATGAGTACAGTAATTG TAATTATAAAGTGGACTGTGCATGTCACAAGGGGAACCGGAATTGCCCTATACAGAAAAGGAATCCCAATGCCGCAGAACCACCACTCCCACCTCCTCCAAGCTTACCCACCATCGGAGCAGAGACAAGACGTAGAAAAGCTCGACGGAAAGAGTTAGAGATGGAGCAGCAGAATGAGGCTCCAGAAGAGGATAACAATCAGCAACCAGAACAAGTTCCTGAGAAAGCAACTGTGTCCAGTGACCATGAG GAAATAGACAAtccagaggaaaaagaagaagagaaagaagaggttaCAGATGACCAGGAGAACCCAGCTCATAGCAGAAGG ACCCGGGAAGATAGAAAGGTTGAAGCCATCATGCATGCTTTTGAAaacttagagaaaagaaagaagcggCGGGATCAGCCATTGGAACAAAGCAGCTCTGACATAGAGATTACTACCACCACCTCAGAGGCCCCTGTGGGAGAAGAGGCAAAAACTGAAGCCCCTGAATCTGAAGTTAGCAACCCTGCTTCAAACATGGCCATCCCAAGCACTCCACAGAGTGTTGGTGTAAACACCCGGAGGTCTTCTCAAGCGGGG GATATTGCTGCAGAAAAACCAGTCCCCAAGCCACCTCCAGCGAAACCTTCTAGGCCCCGACCGAAGAGTCGAATTTCTCGGTACCGGACCAGTTCAGCCCAAAGACTAAAGCGTCAGAAGCAGGCCATTGCACAACAGGCAGAATTGTCACAAGCTGCCTtggaagagggaggaaataatAGCTCTGTAACTCCTACTGAAGCTGGAAATATAGACAGTTCAGGAGAAAACAGGCAATTAATGGGGTCTGACCCAACTGTGTTATCAGTTACTGGATCCCATGTCAACCGCGCTGCACCTAaataccccaaaaccaaaaag TATCTAGTTACAGAATGGTTGAATGACAAAGCAGAGAAGCAAGAATGCCCTGTTGAGTGCCCTTTACGTATCACCACGGACCCAACTGTACTGGCAACTACCCTGAACATGTTACCCGGTCTTATCCATTCCCCATTAATTTGCACCACCCCCAAACACTACATTCGCTTTGGCTCACCCTTTATCCCTGAGAGACGTCGAAGGCCCCTTCTGCCTGATGGCACCTTCAGCTCCTGTAAAAAG CGCTGGATAAAGCAAGCCTTGGAAGAAGGGATGACTCAAACATCATCTGTACCCCAAGAGACTAGAACTCAGCACCTATACCAAAGTAATGAGAATAGTAACTCTTCTAATATCTGCAAAGATAATGCAG ATCTATTGAGCCCATTAAAGAAATGGAAGTCTCGATATTTGATGGAGCAGAATGTCACCAAGTTACTGAGGCCTCTTTCTCCAGTCACACCACCCCCTCCCAATCCAGGCTCAAAGAGCCCCCCACTGACCACATCTGGCCCATCTCACTCAGAAGAGGAGTGTCGAAATGGATACAGCCTCATGTTCTCACCAATCACGTCTCTTACTACTGCTAGTCGCTGCAATACTCCTCTGCAGTTTGAG AACATATCCTCCCCTGAGAGTTCCCCTGCGAATAGGCCCGAGTCCCTGTCACCCGAG ctTTGTCACCGAAAAGACCTGGACTTGACAAAAGTAGGCTACCTTGACTCCAACACTAACAGCTGTGCTGACAGACCTTCCCTGATCAACTCAGGTCCTTCTGACCTGGCTACTCATCCTTCTATCGGGCCCCCCTCTGAGACTGGCTTTCCAAGCAGGAGTGGAGATGGACATCAAACCCTTGCAAGGAACTCGGACCAGGCATTTCGGACAGAGTTTAACTTAATGTACGCCTACTCCCCATTGAACGCTATGCCTCGAGCTGATGGATTATATCGAGGGTCTCCCCTAGTAGGGGATAGGAAACCTTTACATTTGGATGGGGGATATTGTTCCCCTGCAGAAGGGTTTCCCAGCAGATATGAACATGGTTTTATGAAAGACCTCTCTCGTGGATCCATGTCACCTGGCAGTGAGAGGACTTGTGAAGGAGTCCCATCTGCCCCCCAGAACCCACCACAGAGGAAAAAG GTATCCCTGCTGGAGTACCGCAAACGGAAACAAGAAGCCAAGGAGAATTCTGGTGGGGGAGGTGACTCTGCACAGAGCAAAAGCAAGTCTGCAGGAGCTGGGCAAGGCAGCAGTAACTCACTTTCTGACACTGGTGCCCATGGTGTGCAGGGATCCTCAACCCGAACCCCATCTTCCCCTCACAAAAAATTCTCCCCATCTCATTCCTCTATGTCCCATATGGAGGCGGTAAGCCCATCAGATTCCAGAGGCACTTCATCTCACTGCAGACCTCAAGAGAATATCAGCAGTAGGTG GATGGTTCCCACATCGGTGGAACGACTCCGAGAAGGAGGGAGTATTCCCAAGGTCCTCCGAAGCAGTGTGAGGGTGGCCCAAAAAGGAGAGCCTTCTCCCACTTGGGAGAGTAATATCACAGAGAAAGACTCAG ACCCTACAGATGGAGAAGGCCCAGAGACACTGAGCTCAGCACTCTCTAAAGGAGCAGCCGTTTACAGCCCTTCCAGATACAGCTACCAG CTCCTGCAGTGTGATAGTCCACGGACAGAATCACAAAGCCTCCTTCAGCAGAGTTCCTCCCCCTTTAGAGGACATCCCACCCAATCTCCAGGATACAGTTATCGAACTACTGCACTGAGACCTGGAAATCCCCCCTCTCACGGTTCTTCAGAATCCTCCCTCTCTTCTACGTCCTATTCCAGCCCCGCCCACCCTGTATCCACAGACTCGTTGGCCCCATTTACGGGGACACCAGGGTATTATAGCAGCCAGCCACATTCTGGAAACAGCACTGGCAGCAGTCTTCCAAGGAGGAGCTGCCCTTCTAGTGCTGCTAGCCCTACCCCACAGGGCCCCTCAGACTCACCGACCTCAGACTCGGTCTCCCAGTCCAGCACAGGAACTCTGAGTTCCACCTCCTTCCCTCAGAACTCTAGGTCATCATTGCCATCAGACTTACGGACTATCAATCTGCCCAGTGCTGGGCAGTCCGCTGCCTACCAGGCCTCCAGGGTATCTGCGGTTTCCAATTCACAGCACTACCCACACCGTGGGAGTGGGGGTGTGCACCAGTACCGACTCCAGCCGCTGCAAGGGTCAGGAGTCAAGACTCAGACAGGACTTTCCTAG